The following is a genomic window from Anopheles aquasalis chromosome 3, idAnoAquaMG_Q_19, whole genome shotgun sequence.
TTTTCCCGCATAGTCCAGGAGTAGGTGACATCAGGAAGTCATTAAGTAAAGCAATTTCCTTGAtaattcgacaaaaaaaaattaagggTTACGAGAGGATAAGTTATCTTATAGCGTTTAGTGTGTTAGCATTGCCACCGAACCCCGTCCGTCTGAAATGATCTCGAGATCTGAGAATGCAGTCAAGGTGTGTAAGGTATATGATCCAGAATGCATTCGAAGCTGCTATTCTAATATCCCTTCAAACCTCAAGATCAATTACACTCCCGGAAGGAGTGCAAGGGGACGGTTAACGAAGTGAAACTATCATCTCTACCTACTTAGCTTGATGTTGTGTTActataataacaataaaatgaCATCTGACCGATTAAACACAAGAACTGGATGGAGCattaaaaagcattttttcattccatttcatttgtttttcaccaAAGACACCAGTTTTATTCACAGGCTACCAGGAGCTGATAGTGAAGGATATGGGGCCCAGACTGAATGACCCAAGGGCAGGTTGCATTTCAGTGGTTACCTGGATCATTGTTACAACTTGTTTTATTAACCCCTTTTTCAAATATCGGCTAGATGTTCTAACATTTGTACACATCTGTATTGCGTCTAGTATTCTATATTTCTACAGCAAGCTCAACAATAGCCGTTCCGATGCATGCTTAGTTTCCGACGGGCATAGTCGGGGTTTTAAGGAAATCTCGATTGaaattttcatctttttacAAACGATTTTTTACTGTGTGCTTCAATACACGAGTAACATCGAAACAAATTGTAGTAGCCTTCTAGTGAAGCATATGTTAGTATTTCTAGTTATTGAAGCAAATTGATGAACTCATAAATTTCATGGGTGGTTGTGATAAGCAATTTCGTAATCAATGCTCGTTACCATCGCTTCATTCGTCATGTTTGGAGACTATTGGGGCAACGAGTACTgtgaattaattttctttcatttacttctttttctttcataGCAAGAGCTGTGTTCCGCTGTAGGAGGGGTTATGGACAGGTGTATAGGTGCTATTCTCAAAATACTTGCCGAGTTTGGATCGTTTCGAATTGAAACACGATTTGTGCGAAActattccattcattttctgtAGCCTGGAGAGTGTTATATTataatggaatgaaatattttatgaTATCTAATTTGATCAGCCTAGTAACCTTCCACTTACCCAGGTACCGTTTCATAATAGTTTGATATATTTTTCTTCTAATCCATCGATTACACTTCGATAAGCTCGGCAAAGCATACATCGTCGTTACCTTCAAAGGTGCAGCGTAGCAGCGTCATGGTTGAATCATTATCACTACCACGAATACCATCGCTTATCATATCAGCCAATTTTATCGCGGGCATTCTACGATATTTTATGTTCCAGTACCACTGGCGCAGGTCGAAGCTCACTCCCTATTGAACCGCTGTGTCATCCGGTGCGATCAAGTGTTTTAGGCCGCTTCCCTTCTGCAGGACTTCTTTCCTTCTGTGCCAGTTAACGCATCGTATAAGCATGTCGCAATTACCAGTTTTTAATCCGGTAGGAACACCGCCAATAAACAGACAATTCACACATTCCTTAGCCACACATTCCACACGTAGTGAGTGTATTTGCTTTGGTTTCGTTACAGCCGACGCCCTTCCTGGCTCATCTACCGGCGGGATTGGGTATCTACCGCAAGGTGACCATTCGAGGCAAAATGAAAGATGACCAGTGAGCATTGTTCCGGCAAATTTCCGACATCCTTGGATCACACACTCGATGCAAGATTGCGTGTCTTTCTATAATTTGTAGATTCAACATTAACCTACAGACGGGACCGAACACGAACCCGCGGGACGATACGGCGCTACACATCAGCATCCGACCAAGGGACGGTGTGATCATCCGCAACTCGATACAGTTCCGTAACTGGGGAATTGAGGAAAGATTCGGGGGCTGCCCAGTGCAAAAGAAGCAATACTTCGACGTGACGATTACGGTCAAACCGGATAGCTTTGGGATCGCTGTGAACGGAGCGCACTATTGCGATTTCAACCACCGGATGCCATACGCCTCCATACGGTTCGTCCATATTGGCGAAGGTGCCAAGGTGGACGCCATATTGACAGAATGAGCATGATTCGTGAGCGTTGTGCGGCTATTAAACCAATAAACCAATGTCACCCAGTCAAAACCAAAACCGTGCCTTTTGCTGGATTCTAATCTTTATTTAATCACCATTCCAATCGATAACTTTAACGACACGGCACTCTACGAACAGTGTACCGGTGGTTTTGGAGAACGCAAACCATTTGTCGACTCTGATCCGGACACGATATCCATTCTGCATCTGCAACTGTTACTCAAGGGGTCTACGAATCGTAGTAGACTATTATCCTCCAATGATTTTCGTGGTTAAAGGtaaaacgaaagcaacgaaTCGTGGTTGTAATATTGTAAAAATAGGAAGGCTCCTTCTTTCTTATCAATCagtcatcaccgtcaccgcccTACTCTGTAATGATTGCATCCACTTGAGCCCCGGTACCACATGATATGAATCGTACCGAGAAATACGGTAGACGATGATTAAAGTCACAGAAATGGCACCCATTCACGGCGATACCGTAGCTGTCTGGCTTCACCGTAATGCTGATGTCGAAGTAGGAGCGTTTCTGCACCGGGCAACCGCCGAATCGTTCCTCTACCCCCCAGCTGTGGAACTGGTAGTTATTCCGCACGATTAGCCCCTCGCGCGGCCGAATGCTGATGTGCAGGGCGGCATCATCCCGTGGGTCCACGTTCGGTCCACTCTGAAGATTAATGTTGAACCTGGATCGGAGTGGATTGGTCAAAAGCAAATTGGGGTTCATTGTTTCCGATTCCACCCGCAGCTACGTACATATCGTGGGTCATTCGTCCGCGGATGGTAATCTTCCGATACAGTCCCAGCCCCGTTGGCAGATGACCTAAAAAGGGC
Proteins encoded in this region:
- the LOC126578170 gene encoding galectin-4-like, which gives rise to MAQLPVYNPPSPFLGHLPTGLGLYRKITIRGRMTHDMFNINLQSGPNVDPRDDAALHISIRPREGLIVRNNYQFHSWGVEERFGGCPVQKRSYFDISITVKPDSYGIAVNGCHFCDFNHRLPYFSVRFISCGTGAQVDAIITE
- the LOC126578171 gene encoding galectin-7-like, which gives rise to MSQLPVFNPPTPFLAHLPAGLGIYRKVTIRGKMKDDQFNINLQTGPNTNPRDDTALHISIRPRDGVIIRNSIQFRNWGIEERFGGCPVQKKQYFDVTITVKPDSFGIAVNGAHYCDFNHRMPYASIRFVHIGEGAKVDAILTE